From Camelina sativa cultivar DH55 chromosome 7, Cs, whole genome shotgun sequence, one genomic window encodes:
- the LOC104704478 gene encoding uncharacterized protein LOC104704478, with amino-acid sequence MAFMIGLKPKVRKGVKMFEPRTLKKMMSLSRMVEDWDGEEGSPSSLGWESTSKETTRATWDRFSTCGSQLVGSGSVVSSNKTLAASETKTTQYRAASEKNLNPQTKTPANRRQPFRQLTDAEANERRSKGLCFRCDERYHAGHRCRLKELQVLVVAPDEEEETEMEKDGECVEEEVVVPKFATFSMRFAAGISSPRTIKIRGTVLGENVVVMIDSRATHNFLSRSMAHRFGITTKGTVSYRVRMGTGLLVNWKEQRLGFMVGQEWVTFRGDHNLRNSAVSLKALWKAVREEGEGVWVDYGSLHTELQKGETVTPAELQSLLEDFAQIFAEPQGLPPSREKEHTIILKPGAEPVSVRLFRYPEAQKEEIERQIAVMLAAGIIRESGSPFSSPVLLVKKKYGSWRFYVDYHALNKATVLDSYPISMIDQLLDELHGARVFSKLDLRSGYHQIRVRSEDIPKTAFRSHDGHVEFFVMPFGLTNAPATFQSLMNDIFRPFMRWFVLVFFDDILFYIKSLVEHKEHLKEVLQMLHKYSLYANHKKCQFGSDQIE; translated from the exons ATGGCATTCATGATTGGGTTGAAGCCTAAGGTTCGGAAAGGGGTGAAGATGTTTGAACCGAGAACCCTGAAAAAAATGATGAGCCTATCAAGGATGGTGGAGGATTGGGACGGTGAAGAAGGATCTCCGTCGTCGTTGGGGTGGGAAAGTACAAGCAAAGAGACGACACGAGCCACATGGGACAGATTCTCGACATGTGGGTCCCAACTTGTGGGGTCGGGGTCAGTTGTGTCTAGTAATAAAACTTTGGCTGCTTCTGAGACGAAAACAACGCAGTATCGTGCTGCGAGTGAGAAAAACCTAAATCCTCAGACTAAGACTCCCGCAAATCGCCGACAACCCTTCAGACAGCTAACCGATGCAGAGGCAAATGAACGTCGATCTAAGGGGTTGTGCTTCCGATGCGATGAACGTTACCACGCGGGCCATCGATGTCGCCTTAAGGAGTTGCAAGTACTGGTGGTTGCTCccgatgaagaggaggaaacCGAGATGGAGAAAGACGGAGAGTGTGTGGAGGAAGAGGTGGTAGTTCCGAAGTTCGCGACGTTCTCGATGCGATTTGCGGCGGGTATCTCTTCACCTCGAACCATCAAGATAAGAGGTACGGTGTTAGGGGAGAATGTCGTGGTAATGATTGACAGTAGGGCAACTCACAACTTCTTGTCGCGTTCCATGGCTCACCGGTTTGGAATCACTACGAAGGGAACGGTTAGTTATAGGGTGCGTATGGGAACTGGGTTGCTG GTGAACTGGAAGGAACAAAGGTTGGGTTTCATGGTCGGCCAGGAGTGGGTGACGTTCCGTGGTGACCACAACTTGAGGAACTCGGCTGTCTCACTCAAGGCCCTGTGGAAAGCAGTAAGAGAGGAAGGTGAAGGCGTGTGGGTGGACTATGGGAGCTTACACACGGAGTTGCAAAAGGGAGAAACGGTTACACCAGCTGAACTCCAATCCTTGCTGGAGGACTTTGCTCAGATATTTGCTGAACCCCAAGGGTTACCTCCATCCCGAGAGAAGGAACACACCATCATTTTGAAACCGGGAGCGGAACCAGTCAGTGTAAGGCTGTTCAGGTACCCTGAGGCacaaaaagaagagatagagagacaGATCGCTGTCATGTTGGCCGCGGGAATTATCAGAGAAAGTGGAAGCCCTTTCTCCAGTCCTGTCttgttggtgaagaagaaataCGGTAGCTGGAGGTTCTATGTGGACTATCATGCCTTGAATAAAGCCACAGTTCTGGACAGCTACCCTATCTCGATGATCGACCAGCTCCTAGATGAACTCCACGGTGCAAGGGTGTTCTCGAAGTTGGACCTTCGCTCtggttatcatcagatcaggGTGAGATCAGAGGACATACCAAAGACCGCATTCCGATCACATGATGGACATGTCGAGTTTTTCGTAATGCCATTTGGGCTGACAAACGCTCCCGCCACTTTTCAGTCATTGATGAACGATATCTTCCGTCCATTCATGCGATGGTTTGTGCTCGTGTTTTTTGATGACATTCTTTTCTACATCAAATCCCTTGTGGAACATAAAGAACATCTCAAGGAAGTCCTCCAAATGCTACACAAGTACAGCTTATATGCAAACCACAAGAAGTGTCAGTTTGGAAGTGATCAAATCGAGTAA
- the LOC104704475 gene encoding uncharacterized protein LOC104704475, whose protein sequence is MVQLQPPKTVKDIRSFLGHAGFYRRFIKDFSKIARPLTRILCKETEFNFDEDCLKAFKEIKVALISAPIVQAPNWDLPFEIMCDASDFAVGAVLGQKKIRSCMLFTMQVEPWMKLKEDIQQQRRSFLQWMRIEGEIPIDDSMPEEKLMQLEVTRPTARAGTRSGVFGHSVEQDQMEEWMALDSEDLPWYADIVNYKVCEEIPADMDPYKKKKLLKDINGYYWDESYLYKKGSDGLFRRCIAENEVEGVLGHCDGSAYGGHFATFKTAQRVLQAGLWWPTLFKDTHKFITKCDACQRIENITRRNEMPQNPILEVEIFDVWGIDFMRPFNPPSNGNVYILVAVDYVSKYGIPRVVISDGGTHFINKIFEGMLRKYGVKHKVSTTYHPQTIEVEYKVLWAIKILNLDLETAQAKRSLDLHELEEIRLEAYESSKIYKERTKVFHDKKIVIKDLKAGDQALLFNSKLKLFHGKLKSRWGGPFAIKEVLPFGAVTLLNKDGSEFTVNGQRVKK, encoded by the exons atggttcagcttcaaccacCAAAGACAGTCAAGGAtataagaagctttcttggtcatGCTGGGTTCTACAGAAGATTTATCAAGGACTTTTCAAAGATTGCAAGGCCATTGACAAGGATACTTTGTAAGGAGACTGaattcaactttgatgaagattgcttgaaggctttcaaggagatcaaggTTGCCTTGATATCagctccaatagtccaagcCCCAAACTGGGATCTCCCATTTGAGATAATGTGTGATGCATCTgactttgcagtaggagcagtttTAGGACAGAAAAAGATAAGAAGTTGCATGTTATTCACTATGCAAGTAGAACCTTGGATGAAACTTaaggaagatattcaacaacagagaaggagctTCTTGCAGTG GATGAGGATAGAGGGAGAAATACCAATTGATGACTCAATGCCAGAGGAGAAACTGATGCAACTCGAAGTCACTCGACCGACTGctcgagcaggcactcgatCGGGTGTGTTTGGTCACTCAGTCGAGCAGGACCAAATGGAGGAATGGATGGCGCTTGACAGTGAAGATTTGCCATGGTATGCTGATATAGTTAACTACAAAGTATGTGAAGAAATCCCAGCAGACATGGACccttacaagaagaagaaactgctcAAGGACATCAATGGTTACTATTGGGATGAATCTTACTTATACAAAAAGGGATCAGATGGACTGTTTAGGAGGTGTATAGCAGAgaatgaagttgaaggagtgTTGGGACATTGTGATGGTTCTGCTTATGGAGGTCATTTTGCAACCTTTAAGACTGCCCAGAGAGTCCTACAAGCTGGTTTATGGTGGCCTACTTTATTCAAAGACACTCACAAGTTCATTacaaagtgtgatgcttgtcaaagaatagaaaatattacAAGAAGGAATGAAATGCCCCAAAATCCAATTCTGGaggttgagatatttgatgtgtggggaattgatttcatgAGACCTTTTAATCCTCCTTCAAATGGTAATGTCTACATATTAGTAGCagtggactatgtctccaa ATATGGAATTCCAAGAGTTGTGATTAGTGATGGAGGGacacacttcatcaacaagatctTTGAAGGAATGCTAAGGAAATATGGAGTTAAACACAAGGTGTCAACAACTTATCACCCTCAAACAA TTGAGGTTGAGTATAAAGTTTTATGGgcaatcaaaattttgaacCTAGATCTAGAGACagcacaagctaagagaagccttgaTTTGCATGAGCTTGAGGAGATCAGATTGGAAGCTTATGAGagctccaaaatctacaaggaaagaacaAAAGTTTTCCATGACAAGAAGATTGTCATTAAGGATCTAAAGGCTGGAGACCAAGCTTTACTTTTCAACTCAAAGCTCAAACTGTTTCAtgggaagttgaaaagtagGTGGGGAGGTCCTTTTGCAATAAAGGAGGTTTTACCATTTGGAGCTGTCacacttctcaacaaggatggCAGTGAGTTTACAGTTAATGGTCAGAGAGTTAAGAAGTAA
- the LOC104700809 gene encoding kinesin-like protein KIN-7N gives MEKICVAVRVRPPAPELSPETGSSLWKVEDNRISLHKSLDTPITTASYAFDHVFDESSTNASVYELLTKDIIHAAVEGFNGTAFAYGQTSSGKTFTMTGSETDPGIIRRSVRDVFERIHMISDREFLIRVSYMEIYNEEINDLLAVENQRLQIHEHLERGVFVAGLKEEIVSDAEQILKLIDSGEVNRHFGETNMNVHSSRSHTIFRMVIESRGKDNNSSDAIRVSVLNLVDLAGSERIAKTGAGGVRLTEGKYINKSLMILGNVINKLSDSAKLRAHIPYRDSKLTRILQPALGGNAKTCIICTIAPEEHHIEESKGTLQFASRAKRITNCAQVNEILTDAALLKRQKLEIEELRMKLQGSHAEVLEQEILKLSNQMLKYELECERLKTQLEEERRKQKEQEQCIKEQQMKIENLNNLVTNSDFKRNQSEDFISLRKTPDGRNNINDSSDVPGTPCFKSASRSFVVSRSNNYSGLSDFSPMVNSLGDVADEDTWMKLNKGFVADLDKLQFTPAIKCQFTPAVKCQPTPLTTTTTECSRENYKEVEDLKSQIELLNNEKEGLQVKFNEQVLLNNKLMEEMTELKQETLPIKEIPNKLSKSFANCKDVYKDVIVTMQNLIADKESPTVKLLFGTTEITTSLLSTLEAQFSMIMDGQKTGSSIDHPLSDQWETLRVSLKNTTTSLLSDAQAKDEFLNSHNKGQETGALEEEKLKYELSIIKERCNKVEKELCLDKQLLKASRESHEKLLKEVQLLKEDRDSLDRKLSQSTQRLSVTASDKENVLRDLNVEVKRRKEMEEEIKQISTAFATRHKSIVSFHSEIKSKMQKLTTRNP, from the exons ATGGAAAAGATCTGTGTAGCAGTCAGGGTGAGACCACCGGCGCCGGAACTATCGCCGGAAACTGGATCTTCACTCTGGAAAGTTGAAGATAATCGGATCTCTCTTCACAAGTCACTCGACACTCCAATCACAACCGCTTCTTACGCTTTCG ATCATGTGTTCGACGAAAGTTCCACGAATGCTAGCGTCTACGAACTTCTTACTAAGGATATCATTCATGCCGCCGTTGAGGGTTTTAATG GTACTGCATTTGCTTATGGGCAAACTAGTAGTGGGAAGACGTTTACAATGACGGGTTCTGAAACTGATCCAGGAATTATTCGAAGATCTGTCAGAGATGTGTTTGAAAGAATACATATG ATATCTGATCGTGAGTTTCTCATCCGGGTTTCGTACATGGAGATTTACAATGAAGAAATTAATGATCTTTTAGCTGTTGAGAATCAGAGACTGCAGATTCATGAACATTTGGAG CGTGGAGTATTTGTTGCTGGTCTTAAGGAAGAAATTGTTAGTGACGCTGAACAGATTCTAAAGCTTATAGATTCTGGAGAAG TTAATAGGCATTTTGGCGAGACAAACATGAATGTTCACAGTAGCAGGTCTCACACCATCTTCAGAATG GTGATTGAGAGCAGGGGAAAAGATAATAATTCTTCAGATGCTATCCGTGTCTCAGTCTTG AATTTGGTTGACTTGGCTGGATCTGAGCGAATTGCTAAAACTGGTGCTGGTGGAGTACGCTTGACGGAAGGGAAGTACATTAATAAGAGCTTAATGATTCTTGGTAATGTCATCAATAAACTAAGTGACAGTGCAAAGTTAAG GGCACATATTCCGTACCGAGATAGTAAGCTGACTCGAATTCTTCAGCCTGCACTTGGTGGTAATGCAAAGACCTGCATTATATGCACTATCGCGCCAGAAGAG CATCATATTGAGGAATCAAAAGGAACTCTCCAATTTGCAAGCAGAGCCAAGCGCATCACCAACTGTGCCCAAGTGAATGAG ATCTTGACTGATGCCGCTTTATTGAAGCGCCAAAAATTAGAGATAGAAGAGCTGCGAATGAAGCTTCAG GGATCGCATGCCGAAGTGTTGGAGCAAGAGATCTTAAAGCTAAGCAATCAGATGCTTAAG tATGAGTTAGAATGTGAAAGGCTAAAAACTCAactggaagaagagagaaggaagcAGAAGGAGCAGGAACAATGCATCAAGGAGCAACAAATGAAAATTGAGAACCTAAACAATCTTGTCACTAATTCAGACTTCAAGAGGAACCAGTCAGAG GACTTTATCAGTTTAAGAAAAACTCCAGATGGGCGCAATAATATCAATGATAGCAGTGATGTTCCTGGGACTCCGTGCTTTAAATCAGCTTCCCGTTCCTTTGTGGTTTCTCGGTCAAATAATTATTCAGGACTATCTGATTTTAGTCCGATGGTTAATTCCCTGGGGGATGTGGCCGATGAAGACACTTGGATGAAACTAAACAAGGGTTTTGTTGCAGACCTTGATAAACTCCAGTTTACACCTGCAATTAAATGTCAATTCACACCTGCGGTTAAATGTCAACCCACTCCATTAACTACAACAACCACG GAATGCTCGCGTGAAAACTACAAAGAGGTGGAAGATCTCAAAAGTCAGATTGAGTTGCTGAACAATGAGAAGGAGGGTCTTCAG GTAAAATTCAACGAACAAGTACTTCTGAACAACAAACTGATGGAAGAGATGACTGAGCTCAAACAAGAAACTCTTCCCATCAAGGAAATTCCAAATAAGTTATCTAAGTCATTTGCTAATTGCAAGGATGTCTACAAGGATGTTATAGTCACAATGCAG AACTTAATCGCTGACAAGGAATCTCCAACAGTAAAGCTGCTCTTTGGTACAACTGAAATCACAACAAGCCTTCTGTCGACTCTAGAAGCACAATTTTCAATGATAATGGATGGTCAGAAAACGGGCAGTAGCATCGATCATCCTTTATCTGACCAATGGGAAACACTTCGTGTGAGTCTAAAGAACACAACCACGTCGTTGTTGTCAGACGCACAAGCAAAAGATGAATTCCTGAACTCCCACAACAAG GGACAAGAAACAGGTGCTTTGGAAGAAGAGAAACTGAAGTATGAGCTCAGCATCATCAAGGAAAGATGTAACAAGGTAGAGAAAGAGTTGTGTTTGGATAAACAGCTTCTAAAAGCTTCAAGAGAAAGCCATGAGAAGCTGTTAAAAGAGGTACAGTTGCTGAAGGAAGATAGAGATTCTTTAGATAGAAAACTCTCTCAGTCAACTCAGAGATTGAGTGTGACTGCAAGTGATAAAGAGAATGTTTTAAGAGATCTTAATGTGGAAGTGAAGCGGAGGAaagagatggaggaagagaTTAAGCAAATCAGCACTGCTTTCGCTACCAGGCACAAATCTATTGTGTCTTTTCACAgtgaaatcaaatccaaaatgCAGAAACTAACCACTCGAAATCCGTAA